One Littorina saxatilis isolate snail1 linkage group LG14, US_GU_Lsax_2.0, whole genome shotgun sequence genomic region harbors:
- the LOC138947496 gene encoding uncharacterized protein isoform X2, whose amino-acid sequence MKLTAWLFLFCLMLGAASAYVKRGRHPVKSVAAEDVVKRSPYEDDGAVVVARSAEEDFDDDDSVLVAEDVVKRSPYEDDEAVVVARSAEEDVDDDDSVLVAEDVVKRSPYEDDEAVVVARSAEEDVDDDDSVLVAEDVVKRSPYEDDEAVVVARSAEEDADDDDSVVVARSADE is encoded by the exons ATGAAGCTGACTGCATGGCTCTTTCTCTTCTGCCTGATGCTCGGAGCGGCCAGCGCATACGTGAAGCGGGGACGCCATCCCGTTAAAAGTGTTGCG GCTGAGGATGTCGTGAAGAGATCTCCATATGAAG ATGACGGGGCTGTCGTAGTGGCTCGTTCTGCAGAAGAGGActtcgacgacgacgacagcgTCTTAGTG GCTGAGGATGTCGTGAAGAGATCTCCATATGAAG ATGACGAGGCTGTTGTAGTGGCTCGTTCTGCAGAAGAGGatgtcgacgacgacgacagcgTCTTAGTG GCTGAGGATGTCGTGAAGAGATCTCCATATGAAG ATGACGAGGCTGTTGTAGTGGCTCGTTCTGCAGAAGAGGatgtcgacgacgacgacagcgTCTTAGTG GCTGAGGATGTCGTGAAGAGATCTCCATATGAAG ATGACGAGGCTGTCGTAGTGGCTCGTTCTGCAGAAGAGGACGCCGACGACGACGACAGCGTCGTGGTGGCACGCTCTGCTGACGAATAA
- the LOC138947496 gene encoding uncharacterized protein isoform X1: MKLTAWLFLFCLMLGAASAYVKRGRHPVKSVAAEDVVKRSPYEDDGAVVVARSAEEDFDDDDSVLVAEDVVKRSPYEDDEAVVVARSAEEDVDDDDSVLVAEDVVKRSPYEDDEAVVVARSAEEDVDDDDSVLVAEDVVKRSPYEDDGAVVVARSAEEDFDDDDSVLVAEDVVKRSPYEDDEAVVVARSAEEDADDDDSVVVARSADE; encoded by the exons ATGAAGCTGACTGCATGGCTCTTTCTCTTCTGCCTGATGCTCGGAGCGGCCAGCGCATACGTGAAGCGGGGACGCCATCCCGTTAAAAGTGTTGCG GCTGAGGATGTCGTGAAGAGATCTCCATATGAAG ATGACGGGGCTGTCGTAGTGGCTCGTTCTGCAGAAGAGGActtcgacgacgacgacagcgTCTTAGTG GCTGAGGATGTCGTGAAGAGATCTCCATATGAAG ATGACGAGGCTGTTGTAGTGGCTCGTTCTGCAGAAGAGGatgtcgacgacgacgacagcgTCTTAGTG GCTGAGGATGTCGTGAAGAGATCTCCATATGAAG ATGACGAGGCTGTTGTAGTGGCTCGTTCTGCAGAAGAGGatgtcgacgacgacgacagcgTCTTAGTG GCTGAGGATGTCGTGAAGAGATCTCCATATGAAG ATGACGGGGCTGTCGTAGTGGCTCGTTCTGCAGAAGAGGActtcgacgacgacgacagcgTCTTAGTG GCTGAGGATGTCGTGAAGAGATCTCCATATGAAG ATGACGAGGCTGTCGTAGTGGCTCGTTCTGCAGAAGAGGACGCCGACGACGACGACAGCGTCGTGGTGGCACGCTCTGCTGACGAATAA